A part of Acidiferrobacterales bacterium genomic DNA contains:
- a CDS encoding 5-methylcytosine-specific restriction endonuclease system specificity protein McrC: MSEAALSGTNSEDETPLVYDKIPVRNVWFLFLFAYNLAHFHGRFEAEIEDSPDFKSLIARLLCHVVETRLRRNLSFGYRRREDTLKRVRGRIDLLKTESHALLSRGEIACRFDELTIDTPRNRFVRAALTALSRLLNEPALSHNARMLAGALGRAGVSGLKPSRAEITSDQIARHESGDRLMVSLAKAVFDLVLPTEQEGVRALLKAERGQTEFHKLFEKAIGNFFTVELPREEGWRVYPGKQIYWPTGVASAGINEYMPKMITDIILENEQNARRIIIDTKFTDILVKPYYGDKQKFNSDYIFQLYSYLRSQELPNDPLSRSSEGMLLYPAVGVDIDEAAELQGHIVRFVTINLAEPTNVVVEKLRRLPVQSTLYGSTTSEVELENISTGGTPHQH; this comes from the coding sequence ATGAGCGAAGCTGCTCTTTCTGGAACCAACTCAGAGGATGAGACGCCCCTGGTTTACGACAAAATACCGGTACGAAATGTCTGGTTTTTATTCCTCTTTGCTTACAACCTGGCGCATTTTCATGGTCGTTTTGAAGCAGAAATTGAGGATTCCCCTGATTTCAAGTCTTTAATTGCAAGGTTACTCTGCCATGTCGTCGAAACCAGGCTGAGACGCAATCTCAGTTTTGGATATCGACGAAGAGAGGATACGCTGAAGCGAGTACGGGGTCGGATCGATCTTCTAAAGACAGAATCCCATGCTCTTCTCAGTCGCGGTGAAATCGCCTGTCGATTTGATGAGTTAACCATAGATACTCCTCGTAACCGCTTTGTCCGTGCCGCATTGACTGCACTTAGCAGGCTGCTTAATGAGCCGGCACTTAGTCATAATGCCAGAATGCTTGCGGGCGCTCTTGGTCGTGCCGGCGTAAGTGGATTAAAGCCATCACGCGCAGAAATTACATCAGACCAGATTGCACGTCACGAGTCTGGGGATCGGCTCATGGTATCACTCGCCAAAGCGGTCTTTGATCTTGTTCTGCCAACAGAGCAAGAAGGAGTGCGGGCACTCTTAAAAGCTGAGCGCGGTCAGACTGAGTTCCACAAACTTTTTGAAAAGGCGATTGGTAATTTCTTCACCGTTGAGTTGCCACGGGAGGAAGGTTGGCGTGTTTATCCAGGTAAACAGATTTATTGGCCGACCGGCGTAGCATCTGCTGGTATCAATGAGTATATGCCCAAGATGATTACCGATATTATTCTTGAAAACGAACAAAACGCTCGCCGGATCATTATTGATACCAAATTTACGGATATCCTCGTCAAGCCGTATTACGGAGACAAACAGAAATTTAATTCAGACTACATTTTCCAACTTTACTCTTATCTTCGCAGTCAGGAACTACCAAATGACCCGCTTTCACGCTCTTCCGAAGGTATGCTTCTCTATCCAGCAGTAGGGGTCGACATTGATGAAGCGGCTGAACTACAGGGTCACATCGTAAGGTTCGTAACTATCAATCTTGCCGAACCTACAAATGTTGTAGTCGAAAAGCTGAGACGACTGCCAGTTCAGAGCACGCTCTATGGTTCAACGACTTCAGAAGTGGAACTTGAGAATATCAGCACAGGCGGCACCCCACACCAGCATTGA